One Glandiceps talaboti chromosome 20, keGlaTala1.1, whole genome shotgun sequence genomic region harbors:
- the LOC144450901 gene encoding gasdermin-E-like, with protein sequence MFAAVTKKLSKAIGEDTLRPSPSLDQASDCDVFHIVVKKKRRWSWRSPKYTPTAYTLHQLLVNSEQPLDVPTTREELTDFNDSSVFEVKGKIGGNIVSEAELELSGDDSVQITAKLGTISKQKVNIPLLQEELLERSLNMDHVFIKEVREKRRNVLGVVVATLSPTKDCSLVTQVIHEGDEDVSASVLSKVEGEEDLSVVKNKSRTLRVPANTPVAYHICELQITKEGKIKLLILGEGDGGFEFPEETKDFVDSPFEVSSEDESLYEMFKPLTGLEFVDFVERYWLTHWLHSLLACPFTIGVMQDIIGKAHAVVDGKTIEEMDLIQVSLKVDGKLEQWKDFLLRVQFVFVENKIKYPEDDNSGFLSAVHCVLAAMAELSDEQCQALYEWHGDNYKLLFYLVKETVEKSYCPKLDDLIVKDLFSLTSSPTKKFAESLGFVVVKSTNGDEELQLLNDNMCELQGALRTLYALWGSE encoded by the exons ATGTTCGCTGCAGTAACGAAAAAACTGTCTAAGGCTATAGGCGAAGATACTCTTCGGCCTTCCCCATCACTCGATCAAGCGTCAGACTGCGATGTTTTCCACATTGTTGTGAAAAAGAAACGACGCTGGTCCTGGCGATCGCCCAAGTACACACCGACCGCTTACACTCTTCACCAGCTTCTTGTGAATTCCGAGCAACCCCTTGATGTCCCGACAACTAGGGAGGAACTCACTGATTTTAATGATAGCTCGGTTTTTGAAGTCAAAGGCAAAATAGGTGGAAATATTGTGAGCGAAGCAGAACTGGAATTGAGTGGGGATGACAGCGTTCAAATCACTGCTAAACTTGGCACGATTTCGAAACAAAAAGTTAACATACCCTTGCTCCAAGAAGAACTTTTAGAAAG gTCTTTGAACATGGATCATGTATTTATCAAAGAAGTACGAGAGAAACGCCGTAACGTCTTGGGAGTGGTAGTAGCTACATTATCACCTACCAAAGATTGCAGTCTTGTTACTCAGGTCATTCATGAAGGTGATGAAGATGTAAGCGCATCAGTTCTGTCAAAAGTTGAG GGAGAGGAAGATCTATCTGTAGTTAAGAACAAAAGCCGAACTTTACGTGTACCTGCTAATACACCCGTAGCCTATCACATCTGTGAACTGCAGATAACAAAGGAAGGCAAAATTAAGTTGCTGATTCTTGGTGAAGGAGATGGTGGTTTTGAATTCCCTGAGGAAACAAAGGACTTTGTAGATTCACCATTTGAAGTGAGCTCTGAAG ATGAATCTCTGTATGAAATGTTCAAACCTCTCACTGGTTTAGAATTTGTGGACTTTGTAGAAAGATATTGGCTAACACATTGGTTACATAGTCTCCTAGCCTGTCCATTTACTATTGGTGTTATGCAAGATATA ATTGGAAAAGCTCATGCTGTGGTTGATGGAAAAACTATAGAAGAAATGGACTTGATCCAAGTTTCACTAAAAGTAGATGGAAAACTTGAGCAATGGAAAGATTTCCTTCTCAGAGTTCAGTTTGTCTTTGTG GAGAATAAAATAAAGTATCCGGAAGATGATAATAGTGGATTCCTCTCAGCTGTGCACTGTGTTTTGGCAGCAATGGCAG aGTTATCAGATGAGCAGTGTCAAGCATTATATGAATGGCATGGCGATAACTACAAGTTACTTTTTTATTTG GTGAAAGAGACTGTTGAAAAAAGCTACTGTCCAAAGCTGGATGATCTAATTGTAAAGGATCTCTTCTCTTTAACTTCAAGTCCAACTAAAAAGTTTGCTGAAAGCCTGGGCTTTGTAGTCGTAAAGTCTACCAACGGAGATGAAGAACTGCAACTATTGAATGATAACATGTGTGAACTTCAGGGTGCATTGCGAACCCTCTATGCATTATGGGGAAGTGAGTAA
- the LOC144450922 gene encoding glutamate receptor ionotropic, kainate 3-like, translating into MAKAMGVPLFTTCTYSDKTKMVTSPQTDETARGIFHLSPSQEDISAFVTDVLDYHESESVAILYEHNVSDMISKVAEEGRFMVARQLRMPMNTTVVETSQAVYMVVLDEVRHLGIHHIILQTSTTTIQSILYNAMLLGMLSQDYHWMLLNADAFLLDLSRYVYSNTNLTLFRLSTDEELFPFDTNEGIYSNENYQAVLFRDALAVISAAVHDYTDDVGEFNLTSPSTDCSAYDIHTHSMSMKFGDYIARVRLHGASGNVSFNSTGSRDDVYLDVIGIQDEELKVIGNWTSQKGLSIDTAPQNNASKSTRFVFGDVPLRVSTILFQSFLFWKDGHENLQGNDRFGGFIVDFTEEIAKRLNFKYEMILVPDGNYGVKLDDGSWNGMVRELIDDRADVIMAPFTISSTRSEAIDFSAPYIFLGTDILMKKPALAKPNAFSFLSPLSAEMWICGAVVFVIISLLLTLVNKVSPYEAHHLSKRESMSVNEATNLSILNSFWFVFGTLVQQGSQFSPLSLSARIISGAWWFFVLVFIASYTANMAAFLTVTKLETPVNSVSDLVKQTHITYGCRDGAATMTFFKESNIEPYKTMWTAMMLSKTSPFAKTSFDGVKRVCEEANYAYMQDSIYNAYFTNRNPIPNCEFEVVGVPFDAKGYGVGFQKGASYRDEFSQVILELREQGFIEALKTSWGLSVVSESTDTSVISNKNVLQLDNIAGIFYILAGGAVMGLLTALVEVIVYRCSTRRKDVRKEYEVRSQAGSTVSFISNGEIHRYQYNPQARGRTGTGVDTL; encoded by the exons ATGGCTAAAGCAATGGGCGTCCCTCTCTTCACTACATGTACGTACAGCGATAAAACTAAAATGGTAACTTCACCTCAAACTGATGAGACAGCACGGggaatatttcatttgtcacCTTCACAAGAAGACATATCAGCCTTTGTCACAGATGTACTGGACTATCATGAAAGTGAATCGGTCGCCATTTTGTACGAGCATAACGTATCAG ATATGATATCCAAAGTTGCAGAAGAAGGTCGGTTTATGGTTGCTAGGCAATTGCGAATGCCAATGAACACCACAGTTGTCGAAACCTCTCAAGCAGTGTACATGGTGGTGCTTGACGAAGTCAGGCATCTCGGAATACATCATATCATACTGCAAACCAGCACTACTACTATACAAAGTATTTTATATAAC GCGATGCTTTTGGGAATGCTGAGCCAGGATTACCATTGGATGTTATTAAATGCT GATGCATTCCTTTTAGATCTAAGTCGTTATGTGTACAGCAACACGAATTTAACACTTTTCAGACTTTCAACGGATGAAGAATTATTTCCCTTTGATACCAACGAAG GAATATACTCTAATGAAAACTATCAAGCGGTTCTCTTCCGAGACGCATTGGCAGTGATTTCAGCAGCAGTCCATGATTACACTGATGACGTTGGAGAGTTCAATCTGACATCTCCCTCTACGGACTGTTCGGCCTATGATATTCATACACATTCAATGTCTATGAAATTTGGAGATTACATTGCAAGG GTGAGACTTCATGGAGCTTCTGGTAACGTGTCTTTTAACAGTACAGGAAGTAGAGACGATGTGTATTTAGATGTCATTGGTATTCAAGACGAAGAACTGAAAGTT ATTGGTAATTGGACAAGCCAGAAGGGACTATCTATAGACACTGCTCCCCAAAACAATGCTAGTAAATCCACCCGATTTGTGTTCGGGGATGTTCCATTACGGGTGTCTACTATCTTG TTTCAGTCTTTCTTATTCTGGAAAGATGGTCATGAGAATCTTCAAGGAAATGATCGATTTGGTGGTTTTATCGTCGACTTCACCGAAGAAATCGCTAAGAGACTGAATTTTAAATATGAGATGATCCTTGTGCCTGATGGCAACTATGGAGTAAAATTGGACGACGGTTCTTGGAATGGCATGGTTCGTGAACTCATTGACGATAGG GCCGATGTTATCATGGCACCTTTTACGATAAGCTCAACTCGTTCTGAAGCCATTGATTTTTCTGCACCGTACATTTTCTTGGGGACAGATATTCTCATGAAGAAACCGGCTTTGGCAAAGCCGAACGCTTTTAGCTTTCTAAGTCCACTTTCTGCAGAGATGTGGATTTGTGGCGCTGTTGTATTTGTTATCATCAGTTTGCTCTTAACACTCGTTAACAAAGTAAGCCCTTATGAGGCTCATCACCTTTCTAAACGTGAAAGTATGTCCGTGAACGAGGCAACGAATTTGAGTATCCTGAACAGCTTTTGGTTCGTGTTCGGCACACTAGTCCAACAAGGTTCTCAGTTTTCCCCACTGTCTCTGTCAGCACGAATAATAAGTGGAGCATGGTGGTTTTTTGTCCTGGTATTCATTGCCTCCTATACTgcaaatatggctgcctttcTGACCGTCACAAAACTTGAAACGCCCGTTAACTCGGTGAGCGACTTGGTTAAGCAAACTCACATCACTTATGGTTGTCGTGATGGCGCTGCCACCATGACATTTTTCAAGGAATCGAATATCGAACCTTATAAGACCATGTGGACTGCCATGATGCTTTCAAAAACCAGTCCGTTTGCCAAAACATCTTTTGATGGTGTCAAGCGAGTCTGTGAAGAGGCCAACTATGCCTATATGCAGGACTCTATCTACAACGCGTATTTCACGAATCGCAATCCCATACCAAACTGTGAATTTGAAGTTGTGGGCGTTCCTTTCGACGCTAAGGGATATGGTGTTGGCTTTCAAAAGGGAGCTTCCTACAGGGACGAGTTTTCTCAAGTCATCCTTGAGCTTAGGGAGCAGGGGTTCATCGAGGCCCTCAAGACATCTTGGGGATTGTCGGTGGTTTCAGAGAGCACTGACACTAGTGTAATAAGTAACAAGAATGTACTACAACTCGACAACATTGCTGGCATCTTTTACATACTTGCTGGGGGTGCAGTGATGGGCCTCTTGACGGCACTGGTTGAAGTCATTGTCTACAGATGTAGCACAAGACGAAAGGACGTGAGGAAG